The segment CCATCACCGCGCAATCGATGCAGCATGGGCCGCACAAAGGGAAACAGCTCTCCCTTCCGGGCTGCGGCGATTTCAATATCCATTATACGACGATCAAAGCGGGCCCGAAGGGCCAAGGCCTCTTCGGGCGCTTCCCGAAGTAAGGGCGAAAGAATGATCTCCATCCATTCCAAGGCAGGAATACCTGGAACGAGCCGGGCAGTGGGTATGACCACCTGAACCAAAGCCAACAGTTCACGCTTCATGGCCCCAAAATCAATGGTCAACTCAGCCAGGGTGCCATCAAAATCAAAGACAACAGCCTGGAGACTCCCGGGAGTTAACACGGGGAATTCCCATGGCCGCTCAGCGGTACGCAACATGCCAACGGGCACTCAAAAAGAGCCTTCACCATTGCTTTGCCGCCCCCAAACTTCCGTAAAAGGATGAAACGCCTTCCAGGCAAACCACATGCTGTCCATGGCCGCGACCCGCTCCAGCTTCATACCCCGCAAGCGTCCTTCGGTGGCCTGGCCCATGATATCCCAGCGTGACCGAGTCTCCTTATCTACGATCTCGTCGCCAGCCATCTCGAAATGCAGCCCCCGGCCATCAGCCTCGGCATGGAAAACCCTTATGGCATCCAGGGATTTGTCATAGATGGCCACGATGGGGGACATGCCGAAGTCCACACTTGCAAGCCTTCTCTTCTTGATTTCCGACTCAAGAAACGCCACCGCGATCTCTCCCTCGGCCAGCCCGAGAATGCGCACCTTGGGGTGAATGCTCGGGTCCACATGAGCGAGAGCGTAGTAGGATCCACCAGTGTCGTAATAGGTTCCCGACTTGGCGTACGATCCGTACCGATCCTTTCCGTATCGATATTTGTAGCCCGTCCGGCGGGAGAGCACCTTGCCCTCGGGATATCTTTTTTTTGCGTATTTCCAGCGTGTCCAGATCAGCGGAAACCTCTCCAACCGCTCTCCTTTCAGGGGCCCCCGAATGCCAATGCCCAACAACTGGGGCCAAAAGGTATTAGTCACCCGATCGTAGAGAATGCGATTCGAATTTGCCAACATCCCCATGTTTCCGAAGGAGGTATCCTGGCCTCCGGCTTTGGACAGATAGCCCACCACGGTCCCCGTCAACGGGCAGTAAGTCACGGTCCGATTTCGGCCCGTCTCCCGGATATTGACAACCTCGTGCATTACCAGAATGTTTCGCGGGTAGATCACCGCCTTGCTGTCCTCTCCCGGAAACTCTTCCACAAAGACGATCTCGTCGGGATCAAGATACAACCCGGCATCGGCCATGCCAACAAACTCCGGTTTATCCACGGCGGGCGGCAAATTGTACTGCCGATCATTGCCCACTATATAGCGTTTGAGCTCGGCAATGGCTGAATCCGCAAACCCTTCCTGAGCCATGGCCACACCTCCACCGACGGGTGCAAGTAGGGTCACGATCAACAACAGACGAATCAGCGATATACAAATGATATTGGTCATGGCATCCTCATCGGACGGCAAGCCGCCCGGCTTTAGCAGCCCGGTTTGTTACAACAGCCTAAGCGTACGCTATCATGGCTTATTCTCAAAGCCACAGCACAGCCTCCAACCGCGCATTTCCCTGATGCCTTTTTATTTTCTGCTCCAGCCCCCCGGTATTCCACTACTTGACATGAAACACATCAAAGACAGCTTAGCTGTCTATTTACATTTTAATGTCAAGTGTGGTAATTGCGATGCAGTTGATTGGAAAAAGGCGAGAAGCATTTATTCCCGGGCAGTTACTCGGATAGCCCTCGCCGCCCGGTTTGGGAGAACGTCATGGCCGAAGAGGACAAAAAGCAGCTTACACTGCGTATCCCCCAGGAAGTGCACAAGAAACTGCGCATCCTGGCGGCAATTAAAGGCCAGACCATGACGGAATACTTCATCGAGTTGGTGGAGGAAGCCTACCGCAAGGACTCCAAGGATACCGGACCAATCCAACTCAAACTTCCCACGTAGGAGCAGGAGGGGGTCATGAGTGAAGCAAGAACCGCAGGAGTACAAGGTCCCATGAAAGCCATCACGTTGGACAACGACGGCGGCGCGAGCATCTCCTTCAGAGGAGCGCTCTACGCCCAGACCTCTTTCTTCGAGGAAAACACCGGCGTACTCACCAAGCAGGAGCTTTACTCCACCGAAGACGGAGATCAGGTCTTTGCCATCATCGCTTCGGACGGCGACGCAAAACAGAAAAGCGCCTATCTGGTCAAACGCCGGGGTAACACCTGCGTAATGTCCAATGGCGAGCAGGAACTTTCCCTGCCCTACGAATGGCTCATGATGTACACCCAGGCCCTGTGGGACATCGATCTGGACCAACAGCGCAAAGCCTGCAACTGCGCTGTGGACACCCCCGACATTTCCGCCAATCAATAGAATCTTCCCCTCTTGTGATCACCAAGCCCCCGCATAGCGGGGGCTTTTTTTTGCGGTGCCGTCACATTGTCACCATCGCGCCTCACGGACGACTCAAAAACAGGGCAAAGGTGTCCCAAAACAAACCTAAAACAAACAAGAGGAGGAAACGAGCATGACGCTCCTTTTTCCAGATGCCGAGGACAAAGGCAAAATCATCGGGATCCCCTGCCCGGCCTGCAACACCATACACAAGACCCACTACAACGAGATGAAACGCTCTACAGAAATCTGCGACAGTTGCAGTCGCATCTTTCACATCGAAATCTTCAAGGGTGGCACCATCGCCGTAGAATAACTCTTCACAAAAATCTCCGCCCGTCCATTTACCCTGCTGCCGCCACCTTTTGGCGGCACATCTCATTCCTGCACATATTGCCAGCATCGCGGAATCGGGGTACTTGACCCCGGCTATGCAGTCACGAGTCGTCAAAGCCAATATTTTTCTGCTGATCACCGCCATGGTCTGGGGCACAGGATTTGTCGCCCAGCGCTCGGGCATGGACTATGTCGGCCCCATGATCTTCAACGCCGTACGCTTTGCCATCGGTTCCTTGTCGCTGGTGCCTCTGGTCATCTGGTCTTCCCGACGCGGAACGACACTGCCCCCCGGCACAGAGGTCAGCAAGGGCTTCGCCATTCGTGGCGCCATGATCGCCGGAGCCATCCTGTTTTTGGGAGTGGCTCTGCAGCAAGTGGGCCTGGTGAACACAACCGCAGCCAAAGGTGGCTTCATTACCGGCCTGTATGTCGTTTTTGTTCCATTCCTGGGACTTATCATCGGCCAACGCCCAGGACTGGGTGGCGCACTGGGGGCGGGCATCGCAGCCGCAGGGCTGTTCCTGCTCTCCGTCACTGCCGATTTCACCCTGGCGCCAGGTGATTCCTGGGTGCTTGCCAGCGCAATTTTCTGGGCCATACACGTTCTGGTTCTGGGCTGGCTGTCACCCAAGATGGACTGCATCAAACTGGCTTTTGGACAGTTCGCCTTTTGTTCACTCCTGCATTTCATAGCCGCCTTCCTGACCGAAGAAGTCACTTTGGCTTCCCTGCAGGCAGGTTGGTTTCCCATTGTCTACGGTGGCATCATGCCCGTAGGCGTTGCCTACACCCTTCAGGTCATCGCCCAAAAGGACGCCCCCCCAACCCATGCCGCCGTCATCCTGAGTCTGGAAGCCGTGTTCGCAGCTCTGGGCGGATGGGTCATTCTTGGCGAATCCATGACCGGACGCGGCATGTTCGGCTGTGCACTGATGCTCTCCGGAATGCTCGTCGCCCAACTCTGGCCCAAAACGCAAGGCTCAGAGGAAACCGTTTAAAACAAACCAGTTTCCTCTGATGGCTTATCCTCCCTGACACCCAGGTAATTGCTGGCCTCAGGGTTTCCGCATTGACACAACAATATCCCCCCATATAATTACGGGTACAACTATTTCACCTACAGGAATTGCACATGCTAGATAATAGATTTTCCCTCGATGAATCAGTGGCATACGCCATTGCCCGCACAGGCAAAGCCATCAAATTCGAACTCCGTCGCTATTTCCGCGAGGCCGGCATCGATATCACCTCCGAGCAATACGCCCTGCTCTGCCGACTCTGGGAAAAGGAAGGCCGCTCGCAAAAGGAACTGGCTGAGTGCTCCTTCAAGGACACCGCCAACATCACCCGCATGATCGATGTTCTCGAAGGCAAAGGTGTTGTCTACCGCGAGCGCGACCCCAAGGATCGTCGCACCTACAGAATTTACCTGACCCAGCGAGGCAAAGAGCTGAAAGAGACCGTCACACCCATCGTCCTGGCCCAGGGTGAACGCGCCTATTCCTGCCTCACCGAAAAGGAACAGCGCAGTTTACTAGACATGCTCAACAGACTGTACAACCATATCAGCTATATGCGCGACAACGGCTAGTCGTCGTGCTGGGGGAGATATGAAGACTTCTATTATTACGTTGATCACGCTGATCGTCCTGACCCTGCCCACAGGGACCGTCGCACAGGACAAACCTCAGGGGCCGCCGCCAACACTGATCGAAACCGCCAAATCCGGCGCTGACAGCGTGGCTCCCCGGTCCGATTTCGTAGGTACCGTGTACTACCCGGAAGTCTCGGAAGTCGCCTCGGAAGTCGCAGGCCGGGTGCTGAATGTCCATTTCGAGGAAGGCCGCCGAGTGAATGCCGGAGCTGATCTGGTCACCATGGACACGGCCATTGCCGTCAAGCATCTCATCGCGGCACAGGGCTACCTGGACGAAGCCAAGGCAGCACAAGAGCTCGCGAAGATCGAGCTCAAGCGTCGCGAAGAACTGATCAAAAGCGGCTCCATCTCCACTCAGGAGTTCGACAACGCCTTTTACGCCCTACAGGAAGTCCAGAACAAGGCTCGTGCTCTGGAAGCCGTAGCCGACAGGCTGCAACTCGAAATTACAAAATCCAGAGTTCCATCACCGTTTGCAGGCATCGTGCTGGAACGCAAAGTGGAACGCGGCGAATGGATCGCTGCCGGAGCCGTGGTCGCAACCGTGGCTCTGGACGAGGCCATGGACGTCATCATCAATGTCCCCGAAACCGTCCTGCCCTTTATCAGTGTCGACCAGACCATCGAAGTCACCATCGGGGGCAAGGCGACGTCGGGCAAGATCTTCGCCATCATTCCCCGAGGAGATGTGGGGACACGCACCTTCCCGATCAAGATTCGCATCCCCGGCACCCACTTTGCCCAAGGCATGCAGGCCACGGCCCATCTGCCCGTGGGTGCCAAGGTCAAGTCCGTCATTGTACCCCGCGATGCAGTAACCATCCTGCGCGGCCAGCCCATGGTCTTTGCCGCGGTCGACGGCAAGGCCCAGATGATCCCCGTCAACGTGGTGGCCTACCTGGGCCTTTTAGCCGCTGTAAACGGACCGGGCCTCGCAGAAGGCATGGACCTGGTTATCAAAGGCAACGAACGACTGTACCCCGGCGCACCGGTCCGCACGGCCGGAGCCAAACAGTAGACACTCTCGCCGAGCCGCATCCTTGAGGTGCGGGTGGAGCGTTCCATGGATATCATCCGGTCTTCCATCGACAAGCCTGTCACAGTGCTGGTGGGCATCATCCTGATCGTCTTGTTCGGGCTCATTGGCCTGTTCGGATTGCCTTATCAGTTGACCCCCTCTGTCACAGAACCTGAAATCACGGTAACGACGACTTGGTCCGGGGCCACGCCCTACGAGATCGAACGGGATATCATCGAAGAACAGGAGGATGTCCTCAAGGGCATCCCGGGCCTGAAGGAGATGGATAGCACCTCCAAGAACTCCAGCGGCGAACTCACCCTGAAGTTCAAGATCGGCACCGATTCCGATGATGCCCTGTTGAGGGTTTCCAACAAGTTGAACGAGGTACCGTCCTATCCGGCCACTGCCGACAAGCCGGTGATCACGGCCACGGGTTCTGCCGCCTCGCCGGTAATCTGGATCGTGCTCAAGGCTCTGCCCGACAACAAGCGTCCCATTGCAAGCTACAAGACCCTCTTCGAGGACCGGGTGCGGCAACATCTGGAACGTGTGGAAGGCGTCGCCGACCTGTTCATCGGCGGCGGCACAGAGCAGGAAATGCACGTCATCGTCGACCCCGCCAAGCTGGCTGCACACGGGCTGACCATCCCCGACCTGATCGGTGTCCTGCAGACAGAAAATATCAATATTTCTGCTGGTAATATGAGCCTGGGCAGCCACGAATACCGCATCCGTTCCGTGGGAGAATTCAAATCCCCGGAACAGATCGAGGCCGTGGTTATCCGCTCCACGGGCCAACAACGCGTGACCGTGGCCGATGTGGGTCGGGCGGAATTCGGTTTTGAACGCCCCGTCTCGGCCATGATGCACAACAACGAACCTGGGATCGCCATTGGTGTAAAACCGGAGACTGGCGCCAATATTCTGGAAATGACCGACCGGGTCCATGAGGTCGTGAAAGAACTGAATAGCGGGATGCTCAAGGAGAACGGCATCCGCATGGACTGGACCT is part of the Desulfovibrio ferrophilus genome and harbors:
- a CDS encoding DMT family transporter produces the protein MTPAMQSRVVKANIFLLITAMVWGTGFVAQRSGMDYVGPMIFNAVRFAIGSLSLVPLVIWSSRRGTTLPPGTEVSKGFAIRGAMIAGAILFLGVALQQVGLVNTTAAKGGFITGLYVVFVPFLGLIIGQRPGLGGALGAGIAAAGLFLLSVTADFTLAPGDSWVLASAIFWAIHVLVLGWLSPKMDCIKLAFGQFAFCSLLHFIAAFLTEEVTLASLQAGWFPIVYGGIMPVGVAYTLQVIAQKDAPPTHAAVILSLEAVFAALGGWVILGESMTGRGMFGCALMLSGMLVAQLWPKTQGSEETV
- a CDS encoding MarR family winged helix-turn-helix transcriptional regulator — its product is MLDNRFSLDESVAYAIARTGKAIKFELRRYFREAGIDITSEQYALLCRLWEKEGRSQKELAECSFKDTANITRMIDVLEGKGVVYRERDPKDRRTYRIYLTQRGKELKETVTPIVLAQGERAYSCLTEKEQRSLLDMLNRLYNHISYMRDNG
- a CDS encoding DUF3179 domain-containing protein, with protein sequence MTNIICISLIRLLLIVTLLAPVGGGVAMAQEGFADSAIAELKRYIVGNDRQYNLPPAVDKPEFVGMADAGLYLDPDEIVFVEEFPGEDSKAVIYPRNILVMHEVVNIRETGRNRTVTYCPLTGTVVGYLSKAGGQDTSFGNMGMLANSNRILYDRVTNTFWPQLLGIGIRGPLKGERLERFPLIWTRWKYAKKRYPEGKVLSRRTGYKYRYGKDRYGSYAKSGTYYDTGGSYYALAHVDPSIHPKVRILGLAEGEIAVAFLESEIKKRRLASVDFGMSPIVAIYDKSLDAIRVFHAEADGRGLHFEMAGDEIVDKETRSRWDIMGQATEGRLRGMKLERVAAMDSMWFAWKAFHPFTEVWGRQSNGEGSF
- a CDS encoding toxin-antitoxin system HicB family antitoxin → MAEEDKKQLTLRIPQEVHKKLRILAAIKGQTMTEYFIELVEEAYRKDSKDTGPIQLKLPT
- a CDS encoding efflux RND transporter periplasmic adaptor subunit, with translation MKTSIITLITLIVLTLPTGTVAQDKPQGPPPTLIETAKSGADSVAPRSDFVGTVYYPEVSEVASEVAGRVLNVHFEEGRRVNAGADLVTMDTAIAVKHLIAAQGYLDEAKAAQELAKIELKRREELIKSGSISTQEFDNAFYALQEVQNKARALEAVADRLQLEITKSRVPSPFAGIVLERKVERGEWIAAGAVVATVALDEAMDVIINVPETVLPFISVDQTIEVTIGGKATSGKIFAIIPRGDVGTRTFPIKIRIPGTHFAQGMQATAHLPVGAKVKSVIVPRDAVTILRGQPMVFAAVDGKAQMIPVNVVAYLGLLAAVNGPGLAEGMDLVIKGNERLYPGAPVRTAGAKQ
- a CDS encoding HAD family hydrolase — translated: MLRTAERPWEFPVLTPGSLQAVVFDFDGTLAELTIDFGAMKRELLALVQVVIPTARLVPGIPALEWMEIILSPLLREAPEEALALRARFDRRIMDIEIAAARKGELFPFVRPMLHRLRGDGLKLAVITRNCTQAVREVFPDIAEYTDCVFARGDVSRVKPDPGHLHVALQHMDVEACRAIMVGDHVLDIATGKGAGTWTAGVLTGVCTRQNFVDAGADIVADDGAGAVWAFLELHKFGRLI